A genomic stretch from Chryseobacterium sp. SNU WT5 includes:
- the serC gene encoding 3-phosphoserine/phosphohydroxythreonine transaminase — protein MSKKHNFSAGPCILPQEVFEKSAEAILDFNGIGLSILEISHRSKDFVPVMNEARAIVKRLMNLGDDYEVIYVGGGASLQFAMVPFNLMKKENGKAAYLDTGTWAAGAIKEAKKLGTVEVVGSSKEENYSFIPKDYTVGSEYDYFHCTSNNTIYGTQMKEFPKVDTLMVCDMSSDIFSRVIDFSQFDVIYAGAQKNMGPAGTTLVVIKKEILGNTGRDIPSYLDYSLHIAKESMFNTPPVFPVYASLLTLQHLENNGGIAAAEARNEAKAALLYTEIDRNPLFETFCRKEDRSLMNVSFKLTDDSKKEAFDNAWKEAGINGLNGHRSLGGYRASMYNALPIESVQVLVHVMQNLK, from the coding sequence ATGAGCAAAAAACACAACTTTAGTGCAGGTCCCTGCATTTTACCACAAGAAGTATTTGAAAAATCTGCAGAAGCGATCTTGGATTTTAACGGAATCGGATTATCTATTTTAGAAATCTCGCACCGTAGCAAAGATTTTGTTCCTGTAATGAATGAAGCCAGAGCAATCGTTAAGAGACTTATGAATCTGGGTGATGATTATGAAGTTATTTACGTAGGAGGAGGTGCAAGTTTGCAGTTTGCAATGGTTCCCTTCAATCTTATGAAAAAGGAAAACGGAAAAGCTGCCTATTTGGATACTGGAACCTGGGCTGCAGGCGCTATCAAAGAAGCTAAAAAACTAGGAACTGTAGAGGTTGTTGGTTCTTCTAAAGAAGAGAATTATTCCTTTATCCCTAAAGATTATACAGTAGGAAGCGAATATGATTATTTCCACTGTACCTCAAATAACACCATCTACGGAACTCAAATGAAAGAGTTTCCAAAAGTGGATACCTTGATGGTTTGTGATATGAGTTCAGATATCTTTAGCCGCGTGATTGATTTCTCACAATTTGATGTGATCTACGCTGGAGCACAAAAAAATATGGGTCCTGCAGGAACAACATTAGTGGTCATTAAGAAAGAAATATTAGGCAACACAGGACGAGATATTCCGTCTTACCTTGATTATTCGTTGCATATTGCAAAAGAATCAATGTTCAATACCCCACCCGTTTTCCCTGTTTACGCGTCCTTATTGACTTTACAGCATTTAGAAAACAATGGTGGAATTGCTGCAGCTGAAGCAAGAAACGAAGCCAAAGCAGCATTACTTTACACAGAAATTGACAGAAACCCATTGTTTGAAACATTTTGTAGAAAAGAAGACCGTTCTCTAATGAATGTTTCTTTCAAACTAACAGATGATTCTAAAAAAGAAGCCTTTGACAATGCCTGGAAAGAAGCAGGAATCAATGGTCTAAATGGGCACCGAAGTTTAGGTGGATATCGTGCGAGTATGTATAATGCTTTGCCAATAGAGAGTGTTCAGGTTTTAGTTCACGTAATGCAAAATTTAAAATAA
- a CDS encoding DUF6705 family protein, with product MKNTIKIIMTLLPILACTMCFSQKPGDNISDPYVDKFIGTWEWKNGNNNLVLILKKENILYPNGMTSDVILGFHQLIENGNVIEDNIRYSSSGFKDKKWSIIGNSIDNIPNSLYVFLNHDSKNKSIESEIQYINSTHIKILSIKNSPGTKLKPFDKTISLPENVILIQQ from the coding sequence ATGAAAAATACAATAAAAATAATAATGACCCTATTACCCATTTTAGCTTGTACTATGTGTTTTTCCCAAAAACCTGGAGATAATATTTCAGATCCATATGTTGATAAATTCATAGGTACTTGGGAATGGAAAAATGGAAATAATAATTTGGTTTTGATTTTAAAAAAGGAAAATATACTCTATCCAAATGGTATGACTTCTGATGTTATTTTGGGATTTCATCAGTTAATAGAAAATGGAAATGTAATTGAAGATAATATAAGATATTCTTCTTCCGGGTTTAAAGATAAAAAATGGAGCATAATAGGGAATTCTATAGATAATATACCAAATAGTTTGTATGTTTTTTTAAATCATGATAGTAAAAATAAAAGTATTGAAAGTGAAATTCAATATATTAATTCTACACATATAAAAATATTGAGCATTAAAAATTCTCCTGGTACAAAATTGAAACCCTTTGATAAAACAATATCTTTACCTGAAAATGTAATTTTAATACAACAGTAG
- a CDS encoding D-2-hydroxyacid dehydrogenase, producing the protein MIVLANDGISKAGEQMLQDAGIELLEAKVSQEHLINFINENKVNVLLVRSATKVRKDLIDSCPELKIIGRGGVGMDNIDVEYAIEKGLYVINTPKASSRSVAEMVFAHFFSLARFLHESNRIMPLEGDTHFNALKKSFSSAVELEGKTLGVIGFGGIGQEVVKIGISLGMKVKVLTRQPKTETISLDFFDGQKLEFKITSNNNTEEFLKDLDFLSINTPKTKEYIIDTPQFEKMKDGIFIVNTARGGVINEVSLMQFIESGKIAGAALDVFENEPTPELAILMNPNLSLSPHLGGNTQDAQEKIGKELAEQIIAINKKL; encoded by the coding sequence ATGATAGTATTGGCTAATGACGGCATATCGAAAGCCGGAGAACAGATGCTGCAAGATGCTGGAATTGAGTTATTAGAAGCTAAGGTTTCACAAGAACATCTTATCAATTTCATTAACGAAAATAAAGTAAACGTTTTATTGGTACGTAGCGCTACTAAAGTTCGTAAAGACCTTATTGATAGCTGTCCGGAGTTGAAAATTATTGGACGTGGCGGAGTTGGAATGGATAATATTGATGTAGAATATGCGATTGAAAAAGGTTTGTATGTCATCAATACTCCAAAAGCTTCATCCAGATCTGTAGCAGAAATGGTTTTTGCCCATTTTTTCTCTTTGGCTCGTTTTCTACATGAATCCAACCGAATCATGCCACTAGAAGGTGATACGCATTTTAACGCGTTGAAAAAATCATTTTCATCAGCTGTTGAATTAGAAGGTAAAACTTTGGGGGTAATCGGTTTTGGGGGTATTGGACAAGAAGTTGTAAAAATTGGAATTTCTTTAGGAATGAAGGTTAAAGTCCTTACTAGACAGCCAAAAACGGAAACAATTTCTTTAGATTTTTTTGACGGTCAAAAACTAGAATTTAAAATAACCTCCAATAATAACACCGAAGAGTTTTTAAAAGATCTTGACTTCCTAAGTATCAATACGCCAAAAACAAAAGAATATATTATAGACACACCTCAGTTTGAAAAAATGAAAGACGGTATTTTTATCGTGAATACTGCAAGAGGTGGCGTGATTAATGAAGTTTCTTTGATGCAGTTTATTGAATCAGGGAAAATTGCAGGTGCAGCACTGGACGTTTTTGAAAATGAACCAACTCCCGAACTTGCTATTCTGATGAATCCTAATTTATCACTTTCACCGCATTTAGGAGGAAACACGCAGGATGCACAAGAAAAAATAGGCAAAGAACTTGCGGAGCAAATTATTGCAATCAATAAGAAATTGTAA
- a CDS encoding diacylglycerol kinase family protein, which produces MRKPAIHDSFWNAIKGIIWILKSERNFQIEVFALLANLFLIVYLKVSAVDAAIILMMCSAVLSLEILNTCVEKLCDVIQPKFDARIKIIKDVAAGAVLLMAISSLFVGILIYSKYLF; this is translated from the coding sequence ATGAGAAAACCAGCAATTCACGATAGCTTTTGGAATGCTATAAAAGGAATTATTTGGATTTTGAAATCCGAAAGGAATTTCCAGATTGAAGTTTTTGCTTTATTGGCCAATCTCTTTTTGATTGTTTATTTAAAGGTTTCGGCGGTAGACGCTGCTATAATTCTGATGATGTGCTCTGCCGTTTTAAGTCTGGAAATTCTAAATACATGCGTAGAAAAACTTTGCGATGTTATTCAACCAAAATTTGATGCACGAATTAAAATTATCAAAGACGTTGCTGCTGGTGCCGTACTGCTCATGGCGATTAGTTCCTTATTTGTGGGAATTTTAATTTATTCTAAATATCTGTTTTAA
- a CDS encoding patatin-like phospholipase family protein, producing the protein MEKYNLGLVLSGGGTKGVAHAGVLTFLAEKNITADVLACCSAGSIVGALYGIGKSGEEILDFFKSVYFFNWRHFTFNKPGLVSSKIFSNYLYPIFKDMTIEELDINLKIIATELVSGEQKIFNGKDRIVDAVIASCSIPGITVPYIVGNEMFSDGGVLNNFPADIIHLDCKKLVGVYVSPPQDVEIGDLNTIKSITTRAYELMSHRTEIHKFSYCDWIITSKKLASYGTFERNATRLEEIFEIGYQAAKSSYDETIFKTDI; encoded by the coding sequence ATGGAAAAATATAATCTTGGATTGGTACTTTCTGGTGGAGGAACCAAAGGTGTCGCTCATGCTGGAGTTTTAACCTTTTTGGCAGAGAAAAATATCACCGCAGATGTTTTGGCCTGCTGTAGTGCAGGATCTATTGTTGGAGCTTTGTATGGAATTGGGAAATCTGGCGAAGAAATTCTGGACTTTTTTAAATCGGTTTATTTTTTTAACTGGCGACATTTTACCTTTAACAAACCTGGTTTGGTCTCTTCTAAAATTTTTTCAAATTATCTTTATCCTATTTTTAAAGATATGACGATTGAAGAATTGGATATCAATTTGAAAATAATTGCTACAGAGCTGGTTTCAGGTGAACAGAAAATATTTAATGGCAAAGACAGGATCGTAGATGCCGTAATCGCTTCCTGCTCCATTCCAGGAATTACAGTTCCCTACATTGTCGGTAATGAAATGTTTAGTGACGGTGGAGTGTTAAATAATTTTCCGGCAGATATTATCCACCTGGATTGTAAAAAACTGGTTGGTGTTTATGTTTCGCCACCGCAAGACGTTGAAATTGGGGATTTGAACACCATAAAATCCATAACTACCAGAGCTTATGAGTTAATGTCGCATCGCACAGAGATCCATAAATTCTCTTACTGCGACTGGATCATTACTTCCAAAAAGTTAGCCAGTTATGGAACTTTCGAAAGAAATGCGACCCGATTAGAAGAGATTTTTGAGATTGGTTATCAAGCGGCAAAGTCTTCGTACGATGAAACTATATTTAAAACAGATATTTAG
- a CDS encoding prolyl oligopeptidase family serine peptidase produces the protein MVYSKDIGGNEFGQLFRLDLNTMESTLLTDGGRSQNGGMRWKKDCSGFYFSSTKRNGGDRDIYYMNPLKPNGTKLILELKGGGWGISDLSADGKKIIVSEYVSANESYMYLFDTETKKPMFIIQGINDARVPVTEAIQMRDKLKAQGNTVWYLEAKNEGHGFRKKENVDFQRLAVIKFMQEYLLK, from the coding sequence TTGGTCTATTCAAAAGATATTGGTGGAAATGAATTCGGACAACTTTTTAGATTAGATTTAAACACCATGGAATCTACATTGTTAACCGATGGCGGCAGATCTCAAAATGGTGGAATGCGCTGGAAAAAAGATTGTTCAGGATTTTATTTTTCATCGACTAAAAGAAATGGCGGCGATCGTGATATTTATTACATGAATCCATTGAAACCAAACGGAACCAAATTGATTCTGGAATTGAAAGGTGGCGGTTGGGGAATTTCTGATCTTTCAGCAGACGGCAAAAAAATTATTGTTAGCGAATATGTTTCAGCGAATGAATCTTACATGTATTTATTCGATACAGAAACCAAAAAACCAATGTTCATTATTCAGGGAATCAACGATGCGCGAGTTCCAGTAACAGAGGCAATTCAAATGCGTGATAAATTGAAAGCACAGGGAAATACGGTTTGGTATTTAGAAGCTAAAAATGAAGGTCATGGTTTCCGCAAAAAAGAAAATGTAGATTTTCAGAGATTGGCGGTGATCAAATTTATGCAGGAATATCTTTTAAAATAG
- a CDS encoding DUF6705 family protein — MKNTIKIIMTLLPILACTMCFSQKPGDNISDPYVDKFIGTWEWKNGNNNLVLILKKENILYPTGMTSDVILGFHQLIENGNVIEDNISFSNTNFNNRKWSILGNSDDNNSNLLVVGIIHKAKNKGIESEIQYIDSTHIKIISIKNSPGTKLKPYDKTISLPQNIILIKQ, encoded by the coding sequence ATGAAAAATACAATAAAAATAATAATGACCCTATTACCCATTTTAGCTTGTACTATGTGTTTTTCCCAAAAACCTGGAGATAATATTTCAGATCCATATGTTGATAAATTCATAGGTACTTGGGAATGGAAAAATGGAAATAATAATTTGGTTTTGATTTTAAAAAAGGAAAATATACTCTATCCAACTGGTATGACTTCTGATGTTATTTTGGGATTTCATCAGTTAATAGAAAATGGAAATGTAATTGAAGATAATATTAGCTTTTCAAATACAAATTTCAATAATAGAAAGTGGAGTATTTTAGGGAATTCAGATGATAATAATTCTAATTTATTAGTAGTAGGAATAATTCATAAAGCTAAAAATAAAGGGATTGAAAGTGAAATTCAATATATTGACTCCACACATATAAAAATCATAAGCATTAAAAACTCTCCTGGTACAAAGTTAAAACCATATGATAAAACAATTTCTTTACCACAGAATATAATTTTAATAAAACAGTAG
- a CDS encoding DUF1015 domain-containing protein: MPIFKPFRGIRPSEEFVDIFPTHPLDNFSQEEINKKSQVESSYIQMVKPYVVSKSKDLDRNLRKIRTNFEELLAERKLVQDNSSYYLYEQFLPNKSIFRGLLGLVSVEDFWNGKIKKHESTLTHRKEKLAYYLEKVNVQAEPVLLTYMANPKVELLMNHEEKNVPILNYLDDNGTRHKIWRIDNRLKMLQFKEVLEQIDSFYIADGHHRIGSTALHAKRQQDKNKKQTGSEPYNYVFSFIVSNQSIKIHDYNRFIHDLNGLSDEEFLKKIEKNFLIHDKGIQPYFPSQKFHISMYFKGRFYSLHVKHDFRKQPNELNDLDHYLLEEYIIKDILGIENPKTTDKISYLKGNSTIQGIQTIKERVDSGEAKVGFGIFPVSFNDLLKVSDQNIKMPPKCTYIEPKLVTALLMYDMK; the protein is encoded by the coding sequence ATGCCTATATTTAAACCATTTCGAGGAATACGACCGAGTGAAGAATTTGTTGACATTTTCCCAACGCATCCGCTGGATAATTTCTCGCAGGAAGAAATTAATAAAAAATCTCAAGTTGAATCATCTTACATTCAAATGGTTAAACCTTACGTGGTTAGTAAATCGAAGGATCTTGATCGAAATTTGAGAAAAATCAGAACAAATTTTGAAGAACTTTTAGCCGAAAGAAAACTAGTGCAAGACAACTCTTCTTATTACCTTTATGAACAGTTTTTGCCTAATAAATCTATTTTCAGAGGATTACTCGGCTTAGTAAGCGTGGAGGATTTCTGGAATGGGAAAATAAAAAAGCACGAATCAACATTAACGCACAGAAAGGAAAAATTAGCCTATTATCTTGAAAAAGTAAATGTACAGGCAGAGCCAGTTCTATTGACTTATATGGCAAATCCTAAAGTGGAGCTGTTAATGAATCACGAAGAAAAAAACGTTCCCATTCTCAACTACTTAGACGACAATGGAACGCGACATAAGATCTGGCGCATCGATAACCGGCTAAAAATGCTTCAGTTTAAAGAAGTATTGGAGCAGATTGATTCTTTTTATATTGCGGACGGTCATCACAGAATAGGATCTACTGCACTACATGCAAAACGGCAGCAGGATAAAAACAAAAAGCAAACGGGTTCAGAACCTTATAATTATGTTTTTAGTTTCATTGTCTCTAACCAATCTATAAAGATTCATGATTACAACCGTTTCATCCATGACTTAAACGGCTTGTCGGATGAGGAATTTTTAAAAAAAATAGAGAAAAATTTTCTCATTCATGATAAAGGAATACAGCCTTATTTTCCATCGCAGAAGTTCCATATTTCGATGTATTTCAAAGGTAGATTTTACTCTCTTCATGTAAAACATGACTTCAGAAAGCAGCCGAATGAACTAAATGACTTAGATCATTATCTCCTGGAGGAATATATCATCAAAGACATTTTGGGAATTGAAAATCCAAAAACTACTGATAAGATTTCTTATCTTAAAGGTAATTCTACCATTCAGGGCATACAAACGATTAAAGAGCGTGTAGATTCTGGTGAAGCAAAAGTCGGTTTTGGTATTTTTCCTGTAAGTTTTAATGACTTATTAAAAGTATCTGACCAAAATATCAAGATGCCACCAAAATGTACCTATATCGAACCAAAACTGGTTACTGCACTGCTCATGTATGATATGAAATAG
- a CDS encoding M20/M25/M40 family metallo-hydrolase produces the protein MKYSITKLLPLFLGGFLFAQTSADSVQFKNISDEILVNGTAYQNLHQLTKTIGHRLSGSQAYEKATDWAVQKLKDAGADKVWKEQVMVPNWERGKESLFIKDKSGKWRFLKMLSLGNSEGTKGKDVEAEIIFVKNKEEFDQLSAEQVKGKIVFFNYAFNQKFISTGQAYGDAGIYRRASASWAGKKGAKAVIIRSLSSAFDDVPHTGMMRYDADDTTKIPAVAIGPKSADELEKTLQTEKVYAKLNSNATMKGQILSHSVIGEISGNKDKSVIVVGGHLDSWDVGEGAQDDGAGIVQSIEVLRTFKKLGIKNNHTIRVVCFANEENGVRGGNQYAENIKKNNEKHLFAIESDGGGFTPRGIALVMDQTKRKQIQSWRSLFLPYGVHNFEMEYAGTDIEPMEPLGVPLAELVPDSQRYFEIHHSEEDTFDKVNRRELLLGATVMGQLIYMIDKNW, from the coding sequence ATGAAATATTCAATTACAAAATTACTTCCGCTTTTTCTAGGCGGATTTTTATTTGCACAAACATCAGCAGATTCAGTTCAATTCAAAAATATTTCTGATGAGATCCTGGTCAATGGAACTGCTTACCAGAATTTACATCAATTAACCAAAACAATTGGACATCGTTTAAGCGGTTCGCAAGCTTACGAAAAAGCAACTGATTGGGCGGTTCAAAAATTAAAAGATGCTGGCGCTGATAAAGTCTGGAAAGAACAAGTGATGGTCCCGAATTGGGAAAGAGGTAAAGAATCTTTATTTATCAAAGATAAAAGTGGAAAATGGAGATTTTTAAAAATGCTTTCTTTAGGAAATTCAGAGGGAACAAAGGGTAAGGATGTCGAAGCAGAAATTATTTTTGTAAAAAATAAAGAAGAATTCGATCAATTGTCTGCGGAGCAAGTAAAAGGTAAAATTGTATTTTTCAATTACGCATTTAACCAAAAATTTATTTCTACGGGGCAAGCTTATGGCGACGCTGGGATCTACCGCCGGGCATCCGCTTCATGGGCAGGAAAAAAAGGAGCGAAAGCCGTAATTATACGTTCACTTTCTTCGGCATTTGATGACGTACCACATACTGGAATGATGCGCTATGATGCGGATGACACCACGAAAATACCTGCGGTCGCTATTGGGCCAAAAAGTGCAGACGAATTGGAAAAGACCTTACAAACTGAAAAAGTTTATGCAAAACTGAATTCTAATGCAACCATGAAAGGGCAAATACTGTCTCATTCAGTCATAGGAGAAATTAGCGGGAACAAAGATAAAAGCGTGATTGTAGTTGGCGGACATTTGGATTCCTGGGATGTTGGCGAAGGAGCACAAGATGATGGCGCCGGAATTGTTCAAAGTATTGAAGTACTACGAACTTTCAAAAAATTAGGAATTAAAAATAACCATACGATCAGAGTAGTATGTTTCGCTAATGAAGAAAACGGGGTAAGAGGCGGAAATCAATATGCTGAAAATATAAAAAAGAATAATGAAAAACACCTCTTTGCTATTGAAAGCGATGGTGGAGGTTTTACGCCGCGCGGCATTGCTTTGGTAATGGATCAAACCAAACGTAAGCAAATTCAATCCTGGCGATCACTCTTTTTACCTTATGGAGTTCATAATTTCGAAATGGAATATGCGGGAACAGATATCGAACCGATGGAACCTTTGGGTGTTCCCCTGGCGGAATTAGTACCTGATTCTCAGCGCTACTTCGAAATTCACCACTCAGAAGAAGACACTTTTGATAAAGTGAACCGTAGAGAGTTATTATTGGGAGCCACCGTAATGGGGCAACTCATCTATATGATTGATAAAAACTGGTAA
- a CDS encoding 4Fe-4S dicluster domain-containing protein, with the protein MAIKITDECINCGACEPECPNNAIYEGAVDWKASDGTALKGKVVLKSGLAIDADEPQEPVSDDVYFIVTDKCTECIGFHEEPQCAAVCPVDCCIPDEDHVESEESLLEKKAFLHGE; encoded by the coding sequence ATGGCTATTAAAATAACAGACGAATGTATAAATTGTGGCGCTTGTGAACCGGAATGTCCGAACAATGCGATCTATGAAGGAGCAGTGGATTGGAAAGCCTCCGACGGAACTGCGCTAAAAGGTAAAGTCGTACTAAAATCTGGCTTAGCGATAGATGCAGATGAACCTCAGGAGCCGGTAAGTGATGATGTTTATTTTATTGTAACCGATAAATGCACCGAGTGCATTGGCTTCCATGAGGAACCCCAATGTGCTGCGGTTTGTCCCGTGGATTGCTGTATTCCAGATGAAGACCACGTAGAATCAGAAGAAAGCTTACTCGAGAAAAAAGCTTTTTTACACGGAGAATAA